From the genome of Pseudomonadota bacterium, one region includes:
- the dapA gene encoding 4-hydroxy-tetrahydrodipicolinate synthase gives MGTMVALASPMDGAGRVDRASFLRLLDYQRAGGVDGVVVGGTTGESATLSVEELGELVRVAREHLPSSVAVVAGSGSNSTQRAADLTRLVFEAGADAAMVVTPSYNKPTQGGLARHYEAIADAAAGPVVLYNVPSRTACDMQPSTVAALAQHERIVAVKEAVPDMQRLHELRELCGKHFAVLSGDDGSLIDALEAGVDGTVSVTGNVAPGAMAQMVALGRKGDLAEARKIDDRLRKLHAALFVESNPIAVKWALARLGVIDGATLRLPLTPLDGAHEALVDDALRTAGLH, from the coding sequence GTGGGGACCATGGTCGCGCTGGCGAGTCCGATGGATGGGGCCGGGCGTGTCGATCGCGCATCGTTCCTGCGCTTGCTGGACTACCAGCGGGCCGGCGGCGTGGATGGTGTGGTGGTCGGGGGGACCACCGGCGAGTCCGCCACTCTCTCGGTCGAGGAATTGGGTGAGCTGGTGCGCGTAGCGCGGGAGCACCTGCCGTCGAGCGTCGCGGTGGTCGCTGGCAGTGGCAGCAACAGCACGCAGCGCGCCGCAGACCTCACGCGGCTCGTTTTCGAGGCGGGCGCGGATGCGGCCATGGTGGTCACCCCTTCCTACAACAAGCCGACGCAGGGCGGCCTCGCGCGCCATTACGAGGCGATCGCGGACGCCGCTGCCGGACCCGTCGTGCTCTACAACGTGCCGTCGCGCACGGCCTGCGACATGCAGCCGAGCACGGTGGCCGCGCTGGCGCAGCACGAGCGGATCGTGGCGGTGAAGGAGGCGGTGCCCGACATGCAGCGCCTGCACGAGCTTCGCGAGTTGTGCGGTAAGCACTTTGCCGTGCTGAGCGGTGACGACGGCTCGCTGATCGACGCGCTGGAAGCTGGCGTCGACGGCACGGTGTCCGTAACCGGTAACGTAGCGCCGGGCGCGATGGCGCAGATGGTGGCGTTGGGGCGCAAGGGCGACCTGGCCGAAGCACGCAAGATAGACGATAGGCTACGAAAACTACATGCCGCGCTGTTCGTTGAGAGTAATCCGATCGCGGTGAAATGGGCGCTTGCGCGCCTCGGGGTGATCGACGGCGCGACCCTGCGTCTACCGTTGACACCGCTCGATGGCGCCCACGAGGCGCTTGTGGACGACGCGCTCAGGACAGCTGGCCTGCATTGA
- a CDS encoding PhoH family protein encodes MSTHKGPSNGADDRTPGTTRLAAAGVLTSDSDTGATHGADGQRQPGHGGRRLFVLDTNVLIHDPTAMYRFQEHDVHLPMVVLEELDVLKKGMSEPARNARQASRFLDRIMQGVEPSGIAQGLELPGLMPDDVDGQDEQSAANAPGRLYFQTQTFEFSLPNGLPGSTPDNAILAATLALQEKHPEVSITLVSKDINLRIKASILGVHAEDYYNDRTLTDTDVLYTGSEALDEDFWDQHGENMESWQEGLKALYRIHGPRVQSWHPSQFVHGEGDLHFEAIVRERDGDTAVLEQVRDFRSEHNAVWGIQARNREQNFALNLLMHDDVDMVTIVGSAGTGKTLLALAAGLAQTLDKGAYNEIIMTRVTVPLGEDIGFLPGTEEEKMEPWMGALMDNLEVLAQTEEGDGWGRQATNDLIRRRIKIRSLNFMRGRTFLNRYIIVDEAQNLTSKQMKALITRAGPGTKLVCLGNVEQIDTPYLTETTSGLTYVVNRFRSWAHSGHITLLRGERSRLAHYASDIL; translated from the coding sequence ATGAGCACCCACAAAGGCCCGAGCAACGGCGCAGACGACCGCACGCCAGGTACCACCCGATTGGCGGCCGCCGGGGTACTCACCTCGGATAGCGACACTGGCGCCACGCACGGAGCTGACGGTCAGCGCCAGCCCGGCCACGGCGGTCGGCGCCTGTTCGTTCTCGACACCAACGTGCTCATCCACGATCCCACGGCCATGTACCGCTTTCAGGAGCACGACGTGCACCTGCCGATGGTGGTGCTCGAAGAGCTGGACGTGCTGAAGAAGGGGATGTCCGAGCCCGCCCGCAACGCGCGCCAGGCCAGCCGCTTCCTCGACCGCATCATGCAGGGCGTGGAGCCCTCGGGGATCGCTCAGGGGCTCGAACTGCCGGGTTTGATGCCCGACGACGTCGATGGCCAGGACGAGCAGAGCGCCGCCAACGCGCCCGGTCGACTCTACTTTCAGACCCAGACCTTCGAGTTCTCTTTGCCGAACGGCCTCCCTGGTTCCACCCCCGACAACGCCATCCTGGCCGCCACCCTGGCACTGCAGGAGAAGCACCCGGAGGTGTCGATCACCCTGGTGTCCAAGGACATCAACCTGCGCATCAAGGCCTCCATTCTCGGGGTGCACGCCGAGGACTACTACAACGACCGCACGCTCACCGACACAGATGTGCTGTACACCGGGAGCGAAGCGCTCGATGAGGACTTCTGGGATCAGCACGGCGAGAACATGGAGTCCTGGCAGGAAGGGCTGAAAGCGCTCTACCGCATCCACGGCCCGCGCGTGCAGTCCTGGCATCCGTCCCAGTTCGTCCACGGCGAGGGGGACCTTCACTTCGAGGCCATCGTGCGCGAGCGCGACGGGGATACGGCCGTGCTCGAGCAGGTACGCGACTTCCGCAGCGAGCACAACGCCGTGTGGGGCATCCAGGCGCGCAACCGCGAGCAGAACTTCGCCCTCAACCTGCTGATGCACGACGACGTGGACATGGTGACCATCGTCGGCTCCGCCGGCACGGGCAAGACGCTCCTGGCGCTCGCCGCCGGCCTTGCCCAGACCCTCGACAAGGGTGCCTACAACGAGATCATCATGACCCGGGTCACCGTGCCCCTGGGCGAGGACATCGGCTTCCTGCCCGGCACGGAAGAGGAGAAGATGGAGCCCTGGATGGGCGCCCTCATGGACAACCTCGAGGTGCTGGCGCAGACCGAAGAGGGCGACGGCTGGGGCCGGCAGGCCACCAACGATCTGATCCGCCGCCGGATCAAGATCCGCTCCCTGAACTTCATGCGCGGGCGTACCTTCCTCAACCGCTACATCATCGTGGACGAGGCGCAGAACCTCACCTCCAAGCAGATGAAGGCCCTGATCACCCGCGCCGGCCCCGGCACCAAGCTCGTGTGCCTGGGCAACGTGGAACAGATCGACACGCCCTACCTCACGGAGACCACCTCGGGCCTCACCTACGTGGTGAATCGCTTCCGCAGCTGGGCCCATTCCGGCCACATCACCCTGCTTCGCGGCGAACGCTCACGCCTGGCCCACTACGCCTCGGACATTTTGTAA
- a CDS encoding ACT domain-containing protein, with amino-acid sequence MVISAVGADRPGLVHDLTAKILECGGNVMESRMVGLGSEFAMLMLIGGNWHTLARLEGELQRLGEDRLSISVRRTEERAVRGDLLPYAVDVVCLDHEGIVSNLAGFFSQRGIEIAELSTRSYAAAHTGAAMFSVQMSVSIPSRVHIAALREEFMEFCDRLNLDAIMEPIKN; translated from the coding sequence ATGGTCATTTCCGCGGTCGGCGCGGATCGTCCCGGCCTGGTTCACGATCTCACCGCGAAAATACTCGAATGCGGCGGTAACGTGATGGAAAGCCGCATGGTTGGCCTCGGTAGCGAGTTCGCCATGCTGATGTTGATAGGCGGCAACTGGCACACCCTGGCGCGCCTGGAAGGGGAGCTGCAGCGCCTCGGCGAGGATCGCCTCTCGATCTCCGTTCGGCGCACGGAAGAGCGCGCCGTCCGCGGCGATCTGCTGCCCTACGCCGTGGATGTGGTCTGCCTCGATCACGAAGGCATCGTGTCCAACCTGGCCGGATTCTTCTCCCAGCGCGGTATCGAGATCGCCGAGTTGAGCACCCGCAGCTACGCAGCGGCGCACACCGGGGCGGCCATGTTCTCGGTGCAGATGTCCGTGAGCATCCCCTCGCGGGTTCACATCGCCGCGCTTCGCGAGGAATTCATGGAATTTTGCGACCGCCTCAACCTCGACGCCATCATGGAGCCGATCAAGAACTGA